The following nucleotide sequence is from Salvelinus sp. IW2-2015 linkage group LG26, ASM291031v2, whole genome shotgun sequence.
TTGATCTGCAGGTTCTCTTTCAGGATTTRATGGAGGACCAATATGGAGAATGCTATGCCCAGAAACTGGAGGACAGGTTGCTGCATTACCTTCAGGTACTGGAGTCGACGCTGCAGAGTGATACATATTTTGACCAGGTGTGTGTACATACAATAATTATTGAGATTGTTTGAGAATTCAATCAAATAGAGAATGTATGTTCTCATGCTATTACATAACTGTCAATGTCCTTGTTATCCATGTGAATGTGCCTATAGCTGTTGAAGCAGGAGGGTCCAATGGCATACGAAGAGGAGTTACTATTGCCGTTAATTACCTGTGACTCCACCTCCCTTGCTGCGTCCTTGAAGAGGCTATTCCACTCTGGTCAACAAACTCAGCATATTAACTATGACATACAGATGtaaacacagtacagtatgtaagaCCACCAGGaacctacagtactgtagataaatattttgtctttctatTCCTTCAGACGAGTCTTCTTCAAGATGCCATCCCAGCCACGGAGCCAATAAGGTACCAGCACAGGAGAGGGGAATAGGCTGGGAGCTGGAGGGTCCTGGGACCTCGAAAGTTGCGCTAAGGTCGCCCAAGGAGAGAACACACAAAGACGGGCAGTCACAGCTTGACAGGACAAGTCTCTACGCATTCCAGGGTATCTGTCAAGATAACCGAGAGGAGAGATCCAACTCATTGGGGTTGGGTCCACACCATGCTTGTGCAGCTGAGCAAAGTTTAGAGCCACATGCGCTTATCGTGGAGCTGGGGGTGGATCTGTCCAAAGACAGTCCACTCCTCCTGGAGGACGAAGTCTCTGATGGGGAGGAGGGGAGCCGAGGCAGGACGGAGGTGGAGGACAGGCAGAACAATGATGAGGTGCCTGAGGCCTCCCCACTGCAGCTGTGCTCTAAACACCAGAAATGGGTGAGGAGCATTCTGCAGGAGTGCTCTGAGGAACTGCTGTGTGAAAAGAGTGATACCCCAGTGCACTGTCAGGGGTCCTCTTCCAACTCATCACAGGACTTGACCCCATCCCTCCTCACCCTTTGTCAACCCCAACATCTAACTCTGGCCACACAGAACCCTTCCCCTCCTCAAACAGTGGCTGTATCCCAACCTACGGCCCTCGATGACAGAGCCCATTCTGAACAGGCTGGAGAACCAGCAGACAGCCCAGAGGCCAGTAGAACACATAGGGTCAAGCTGAGACTGTCTATGGAGARTCAGGCTCTTCTGCTTATGTCAAAGTTTCTACAGCCATTTGTGCGGGTCCGAAAACTGACCCAGCAGGAGTGTAGCATGGCTGCAGAGCTAAGAGGGACCAAGACCCCTGAGGAGGAAGACAGTGATAATGgtgaagaggatgatgaagaACATGTGAAAAAAACTCCAGTGTATTCTTATTATGATTTAAACACACTCTATTCTAGTTTTGAGTCAAGCTCTGATGAAGATCCTGAAACACAGGATTCAGATCCTGACTATGTTCCTGGATGTGGAAAGAGAATGTACAACCAAAGTGTGTGATGGAGGAAGAAGCATGATCCTGGTGTTGACAATGAGGTATGGGATTAGATTGAGGTATCAGGGTGGTGTCCACCATTTGCCATGGTGAAATGTATAGCTGAGGTTAAACAAACTGCTACATAATTATTCAGCATCAAAATTCAGGTTACATTTCAGTAAAACAGTATTCAATATGCCCAGTTCAACCAGGTGTAATGTTGGTATAATAACCTTTTACATACCATAATACACAGCACCAGTTTCTTACTGACCTAGGTTCTTGGGCTGTGACAATACCAGTATCTctatttttccatggcaaaaatgaaaatacGAGGCACACCAAACTCTGTMAAATATTGTGtgatatagcttggaaaataaacatGACTGGATGACATGGGGATTTTTAAATTTCCAACATTAGGGATATTTTTTCCTAAAAAGTTAAATTATTTTTGTGGATTGTTTCCTAGCCATGATATTATACTGGTATCGTCCCCAATATTTTATGCTGTGTCATGTTGATTCAGAGGGGTCTGTTTGATGGTGTGACATGGGTTAAATATTACTCAGATATTCTGAGTGGACTGCTACTGTCCATAACATGCAACGAAAATCCGCTGACCAGTCATTGTGCACCTCCTTTTGTTGACAAATCAATGATGATGACGTCATTGGGAATTGCGTACATCACTGTACAAATGGAAAAGCTGTGAATCATTCCTGGCTGTGTGTCATAGGCAGCTCATCTTGTGAAGTGAGGGTTCAGGGTCATCGTGCTGTCAGTGTAAGCCACCTATGCATTTGTGCTTACACACTACCTTTGTTAGTTAATCCATATATTAGTTAGTCCRCAGCAATTTTGGGGTAGGTCAAGTGAGGACACAGATTCAGGGTATGTGGGCCAATGAGAAGACAGATGTTAGAAGACTCAACATATTCATAGGATGGTATGCATGGGAAGATAGCAGAGGGCTTCCATAGAGAGAGAAGATGCCAGGGATTCTCCTTTACCCAGAAGAGGGTCATACATATTATTAACACCTCATCATTAAGAGACATGTGAATCATGATGTAGCAGTCTGTGTTTACTTCAGTTTTAAAATCATGTGTGGGAAATGGATCGGTGAGCAGCAAGGTGTTGAGGTAAATTACGGTTGTTGTGAAGTGAGTAGGTACTTGACTCACATACAATTACGAGTCACTTTTAGGTAGGTGAGCTTGAGTTCCgtgacatgttttatttatttattaagaaTGTATATGTGGACAGGTACGTGGTCAACAGAGGGACATGGAGTGACAGGGTCTTTAACTGTCTCAACCCCATCATGCCTGCTGGCGGATAGGGCACAGGGTCCTTAGCCAGATGATAAGGGGATAGTGGGGTACAAAGTTCCAGgggatttttgtgtgtgttggaccACTGCATAAGGTTTTATTAGgatgtgtatttatttatctacATTCTTCTGTAMATTTTTCAGGACACCGTGGCTGTACCAATATTGCATAATGAGTTGTTGAGTCTCTGTTCACTGAGTTACCCATCATGAGAGTAAACAACCCCAGAGTGAAGCAGAAGTTATACTGTTGSCTACCTGTTACATTACTGTGTTCAATAAACTATTTGTGTGAAATTACATGTATAAATTAAAGCTATATTTTACACACATGAAGCAATTGCGCTGTATCATATCCTACATATCTGTATTTTACTCTATATACCTATTTAGCTTTTATGTATTActgtgcacatactgtacattatgcTGTGGGTATTTGGGACATTTGCCAGAAATCCCTATCATAATTACTCTCAGCAACTGGATTGCAAAATCACCCAATGCATGGAGCACTGAAatacctgtcacgatcgtcttgctgagagaaagtggaccaaggcgcagcgtgtgcaaaatacattctYTTTTATTGtagaaaaaggaaaaaaacacgcaacaaacactataacaaactgaaacaaaacaacaaacgaatcgtgaagctaatgacgtaagtgcacacacaKgctacaaacgtacaacatagacaattacccacattaacctagtgcctatgSctgccttaaatatggctcccaatcagagacaattaatgacatctgtctctgattgagaaccattcaggcaaccatagacacagctagacacctatactaaacacaaacccatctactctatttaaccccctaaaccatacaaccaccctagacactacaaaaacacatacattccccatgtcacaccctgacctaactaaaataataaagaaaacaaagaatactaaggccagggtgtgacaataccACTGGAGCACTAAACATTTGACAGCCCTTGACTGTCAAAACAAGCTCTGGAAGGACTATTATTATGCAACGTTTAGTTGTTCCATAGATTGGGGTGtacttacactacatgacaaaaaaatatgtggacacctgcttgtcaaacatcttattccaaaatcatgggcattaatatggagttggtcccccccctttgctgctataacagcctccactcttctgggaaggctttccactagatgttggaacattgctgcagtgacttgcttccattcagccaMaagagcattagtgaagttgggcactgatgcgttccaattcatcccaaaggtgttcgatggggttgaggtcagggctctgtgcaggccagtcaagttcttccacaccgatctcgaacaaaccatttctgtatggacctcgctttgtgcacagggacattgtcatgctgaaacagtaaagggccttccccaaactgtttccacaaagttggaagcacagaatcgtccagaATGTAATTCTATGCTGgagggttaagatttcccttcactggaactaagggacctagactgaactatgaaaaacagccccagaccattattcctcctccaccaaactttacagttggcactatgcattggggcatgtgcattctcctggaatccgccaaacccagattcgtccatcggactgccagatgatgaagcgtgattcatcactccagagaacgcatttccactgctccagagaacaatggtggagagctttacaccactccagccgacgattGGCTGGaaactcggccatggaaactaatttcaagaagctcctgacgaacagttcttgtgctgacgttgcttccagaggcagtttggaaattcggttgcaaccgaggacagatgattgttATGCGCTTCAGCCCTTGATGGTAccattctatgagcttgtgtggcctaccacttcgcggctgagccattgttgctccacttcacaataacagcacttaaagttgaccggggcagctctagcatggcagaaatttgacgaactgacttgcatcctatgacggtgccatgttgaaagtcactgagcttttcagtaagagCATTCTAMtgccaatgtttgtctatggagattgcatggctgtgtgctcgattttatacacctgtcagcaacgggtgtggctgaaatcgcCGAATCCACTAATGGGAAGggatatacttttgtatatatagtgtacctccACTTTTTACGTTTTGCTTGCTTTTACCGAGGAAGAAGCATGCTTATCCTAAACCACACTCAAGCTGATTGAGCCTCAAAAAGTTTATTGGAAACCCTATGGACCTATGATAAAGGCTGAAATCAATTACTTTTATAAATATCAACTGATTTATGCTTcattagaatttaaaaaaaggttttccCCATTCATGAAAGGTAGGAAAATCAGAGGCCATCTATCCATGACTTGGTCAATGATGTTGTATAGGCTATAGgcttcacaggaggttggtggcaccttaattggggaggacgagctcatggtaatggctggagcagaatacgtggaatggtatcaaaacatcaaacacacagtttccatgtatttgatgccattccgttgACTcggtttcagccattattatgagccgtcctccccccagcagcctccactgataggcTTACATATTGATTTGACTTGAGGCGACCGGATGAGCCTTTGGGATTTTGCAAACATAAATGGGAAACTAATAACATGTTATGGCCAGACATATTCACACATTTTTCACTCGTACTTTTTCTGCTTAGTAATTGTTGTGCGGGGCATCGGATGTGAGCGTCTCTCCTGTGCGCATTACGCACGAGGACAGCTGGGGTCCCATGGGTCTCCTCTCATGAGTCTGGTATCTGTCTTTTGGAAAGAGTTAATGCCGTTTAACCCAAACCTTGCAGTGTTTTACATTTTGGGGAATGATGTAACGGGGGTGTATGGCACAACCCTCAGTCTCCACCAATGAAAATACGGGCAAGGCTCAACAGCTACCATTTTCGGTGGGCTTGTTATAAAGCCGGCTTATAACGGATTTATCAGTCAGTCTTTGTTCATATTCAGTATTTTACCTGAATTCCTTCATTTGCAGTGTGAAATTCTTTTGAGATTGTAAAGGTATTTAAAAGGACTATTGTTATTTAAATGTATGATAACGCATTTAACTACCTCTAGCAAGTAGCCTAAGTGTCCAATTTATTTAGAGGCAATTTCAAATAAGCTACGCCTGGTAAATGTATTATAGCTTTTTATTTGAGGTATAGATCACATGTTTATTATTACGCATGCAAAAACAAATATTACCTTATTCCAAAGAGATGCCTATTATATGTAGTTTTAGAATATTTGTTGTTTCTGTCTTAATTTCAATTgtcttgtttgtatattttttCAGGCTGTATCAGATCAGACTTGTTTAGATGACATTTTATTAGGTTAGATTTGAGTTGATTAGGATAGATTTGAGTTGATTAGGATAGATTTGATCTATTGTTTTTGCATTATATACATAGTTTTCATTGTTAATGGACTATACACCCCATTTATACTGCTATTTATACGGCGTTGTGATGAGATAGCCATTAATAAGATCATATCAATAACTTGAGGTGTCCCAGTCTGATCGGTATATCGCTCTTCATTACTCAGATGTTCAACTAACTGCGCACATAGTTCAATTAGTTCAGAACAGCCCTTGCAGCGCTTTTGATCTCAAACTGGATTATATAAACATCGCACCTGTTGAGTTTTCATGGGTAATTTAACACCTGGGCTAGCCTACTTCTCTGCACTGATGTTTTTTTTATCCAACAAGTTGATTTTCAGTTTTCGAATTGATTATTAGACTAGTCATTTGAATATTAACGAATAAtcctaatatattttatttgtatgaTATTTTACAACAATTTATAATGCAGGAATTATTCATGAAAATCTATTTGTTGGTCCTATCTTTTTTCCCCTAGCCTTTTTTCCTTCCTATCTCTCCCATCTTCAGCTGCAGTTGCAACATGGAGAACCAGTCCTATGAGGTGAAAATTAATGGGAGTGGTATCCATGAGAAGAATGCTCTCGTTTGTGTCAATGGAAAAGGTCTTAATGGAAACGGTAACCATCATAAAGCTGTGAAAGGCATTGTTTGTCCGGCCAAGCAGAAGAGCTGCAGGCAGCGATGGAACATCCGGCCCTCAGAGATGTCAATCAACACCTTGAATCCTATCCGTGCCATTGTGGATGGGATGAAGCTCACACCCAACCCTGAGAAGCCCATGATTGCTCTGTCCATTGGTGAGATGCTACACCACTATCTCATTTGCATATGCTCAGTGTGTTCACTTGTGAAGTGGAGTTGGTCAGAATTATGTTTCTTATGTACTCCTTTGTCCTCCTGTCATTCCATCAGGGGACCCTACTGTGTTCGGGAACCTGCCTACTGATGACAAAGTTCTCCAGGCCATGAAGGACGCCATTGACTCACACAAATACAACGGCTATGCTCCGTCTGTTGGTAAGACTCACGCAAGCACTTTCTCACCACAGCACCAACATTTCAAAAAGCTTGTCAAGTGTAAAAAAACTAGGGATGaagttatttttttgtattttatttaaatggGAATTTGGAGGATATGAGATGAGACACAGCTATAGGGGAGTTGGGCGGCTTGCAAGGGGAAGAGAAGTTGGAGGCTAAAGTAATTTCAGTCAGGGAAGTTGAGAGAGCTACGTAAAATAGGGCCAATTGACTGTCTGCAGATGAACTGAAAGGGTTCCACTCTATGATTAATGATGATTGCTCTAAGGACGGATGCAGGCGAAATCTCCCTTTCTCCCAGCAGACTACCGAGTTCAgtatacagtactacagtacaaaATATAAGATGTTGTCTTCTACTCATCAACAGGTTATCAGAAGAGCAGAGAGGTGGTGGCAAACTTCTACAGTTGCCCCGAGGCCCCCTTGGAGGCAGAGGTGTGTTTACCTCTCATCGTTTACCTGCTTTAACTCATTCaaactctctttttttcttcatcatATATTCACCTGTCTTGCTACTGTAATttattttctctccaaaactagaggacataaaaaaaatatattgttatcttcctctctcttccatgcAGGATGTGCTTCTGACCAGTGGCTGCAGTCAGGCTATAGATCTGGCCATTACAGTGCTGTGTAACCCTGGAGACAACATCCTAGTCCCCTGCCCTGGATTCTCCCTCTACAAGACTCTGGCTGTGTCTCTGGGCATCCAGGTCAAACTGTACAACCTTCTGGTGAGTGTTGGACACGGGGGGAGGAGCAAAATAGAGGGAAAATAAGTCAAAGAGAAAAACTGGATGTTAGCAAGAGAGAGCGAAGAAGGGGGGAAAATAGATTGTTGAAAGAGAAAGAGTGGGGGAAATGCAGAGCTCTTCCTCATTGACACATATCTGGTACTTACTTATAAATCATTTTGGATGGCTTTCTTTCCTCtaggcttacacacacacacacacacacacacacacacacacacacacaacacacacacacaccacacacacacaccacacacacacaacacacacacaacacacacaacacacacacacacaacacacacacacacacacacacacacacacacacacacacacacaaacaaatacagatAAATACTTGTAGCTACATAACATTTTAGTTGAATTACATCCATAAAAAACATGAAGTCACTCAGGCACACAGTGGAATGTCGTGACTCTTGAGGTCATGATGTGTATATGACAACTGCACACAGTGTTAAGAGCTGCTATTGATTCACCTATACAATCCACTTATACATTATTAGAACTCTCACAGAGCTTCCTCATAATGTCAGGACAGCTGAgttcctgcccatcttctgaaaacatctgaaaacctACATCTTCACAGAGTATCCTGACTaagttctgatattttttccactaattggtcttc
It contains:
- the LOC111952845 gene encoding uncharacterized protein isoform X1, which produces MEGRGLENNFNPSEIKCLEIIPTLPMWIIEYAWAHRMMDTLDGLDPSRWPEDDLQSVTLDEPWRLRVAAAQAYSIMKTRDIKSFERVMEFMDVTYTLLPRLVVPIKHMKIMFGLKTKIIMWMLREDQGIVNTVLKIIKFFPSRLPQYHECSRQEMHLMRKNHQDFKALAQTLAMDMSMRNSYIKDLMEDQYGECYAQKLEDRLLHYLQVLESTLQSDTYFDQLLKQEGPMAYEEELLLPLITCDSTSLAASLKRLFHSDESSSRCHPSHGANKVPAQERGIGWELEGPGTSKVALRSPKERTHKDGQSQLDRTSLYAFQGICQDNREERSNSLGLGPHHACAAEQSLEPHALIVELGVDLSKDSPLLLEDEVSDGEEGSRGRTEVEDRQNNDEVPEASPLQLCSKHQKWVRSILQECSEELLCEKSDTPVHCQGSSSNSSQDLTPSLLTLCQPQHLTLATQNPSPPQTVAVSQPTALDDRAHSEQAGEPADSPEASRTHRVKLRLSMEXQALLLMSKFLQPFVRVRKLTQQECSMAAELRGTKTPEEEDSDNGEEDDEEHVKKTPVYSYYDLNTLYSSFESSSDEDPETQDSDPDYVPGCGKRMYNQSV
- the LOC111952845 gene encoding uncharacterized protein isoform X2; its protein translation is MEGRGLENNFNPSEIKCLEIIPTLPMWIIEYAWAHRMMDTLDGLDPSRWPEDDLQSVTLDEPWRLRVAAAQAYSIMKTRDIKSFERVMEFMDVTYTLLPRLVVPIKHMKIMFGLKTKSRQEMHLMRKNHQDFKALAQTLAMDMSMRNSYIKDLMEDQYGECYAQKLEDRLLHYLQVLESTLQSDTYFDQLLKQEGPMAYEEELLLPLITCDSTSLAASLKRLFHSDESSSRCHPSHGANKVPAQERGIGWELEGPGTSKVALRSPKERTHKDGQSQLDRTSLYAFQGICQDNREERSNSLGLGPHHACAAEQSLEPHALIVELGVDLSKDSPLLLEDEVSDGEEGSRGRTEVEDRQNNDEVPEASPLQLCSKHQKWVRSILQECSEELLCEKSDTPVHCQGSSSNSSQDLTPSLLTLCQPQHLTLATQNPSPPQTVAVSQPTALDDRAHSEQAGEPADSPEASRTHRVKLRLSMEXQALLLMSKFLQPFVRVRKLTQQECSMAAELRGTKTPEEEDSDNGEEDDEEHVKKTPVYSYYDLNTLYSSFESSSDEDPETQDSDPDYVPGCGKRMYNQSV